A single Candidatus Omnitrophota bacterium DNA region contains:
- a CDS encoding phosphoglucomutase/phosphomannomutase family protein, whose amino-acid sequence MGAIKFGTDGWRAVISEDFTFDNVKKVAQTIAQYTKGKEFKGRRGVVVGYDTRFLSDKYAELVACVLAANGIKTILTSKATPTPSISYAIKDRNLTGGVVITASHNPARYNGIKYKAFYSGSAGPEITKALEGHLGTPVNYMTLGEAKDKGLVEVADIIPRHLDFVKRYVDLPLLKRSSLKILVDSMYGAGDGYIQDLLKGGRCRVDTIHNEYNPGFGGINPEPIMPNLKELADKTKRSKYDIGVATDGDADRLGISGPDGKLLTGHKVMSLLLLHLFEDRKMRGDVIQTICGTVLINKICKKYRIKMHETPVGFKYICDIMRKEDALIGGEETGGVAFKGYIPERDGILSGLLILEMMVMRKKKLPEILRAIDKEYGTYEYRRLDAKYPDEKKPKLMEFLKENPLKEVAGKKVVQVKDTDGYKFICEDESWLMLRLSGTEPILRIYSEASSGTKALKILEFGKKVAYSI is encoded by the coding sequence GTGGGTGCTATAAAATTCGGGACGGACGGCTGGAGGGCCGTGATAAGCGAGGACTTCACCTTTGACAACGTTAAGAAGGTCGCTCAGACGATCGCTCAATACACCAAAGGGAAGGAGTTCAAAGGCCGGCGGGGCGTGGTGGTGGGATATGACACGAGGTTCCTGTCGGATAAATACGCGGAATTGGTCGCATGCGTCCTCGCGGCGAACGGCATAAAGACGATACTCACTTCGAAGGCGACGCCTACCCCTTCGATAAGTTACGCCATAAAGGACAGGAACCTTACCGGCGGCGTGGTCATCACCGCCAGCCACAATCCTGCCCGGTATAACGGCATAAAGTATAAGGCATTCTACTCCGGTTCCGCCGGCCCGGAGATCACGAAGGCGCTCGAAGGCCATCTCGGCACGCCCGTGAATTATATGACCCTCGGCGAAGCTAAGGATAAAGGTCTTGTGGAAGTGGCGGATATTATCCCGCGCCATCTTGATTTTGTGAAGAGATATGTGGACCTGCCGCTCCTGAAGAGATCCTCTCTCAAAATACTGGTCGACTCCATGTACGGCGCGGGGGACGGTTATATACAGGACCTCCTGAAAGGCGGGAGGTGCAGGGTAGATACCATACATAATGAATACAATCCGGGGTTCGGCGGCATAAACCCCGAACCGATCATGCCGAACCTGAAAGAACTCGCCGATAAGACGAAAAGATCAAAGTACGATATCGGCGTAGCGACAGACGGGGACGCGGACCGCCTGGGCATCTCCGGGCCGGACGGCAAGCTCCTCACCGGGCACAAGGTGATGTCGCTCCTTCTCCTGCATCTCTTCGAGGACAGGAAGATGCGCGGAGATGTGATACAGACGATATGCGGGACGGTCCTGATCAACAAGATATGCAAGAAATACAGGATAAAGATGCACGAGACGCCCGTCGGGTTCAAGTACATATGCGATATCATGCGGAAAGAGGACGCCCTAATAGGGGGCGAGGAGACGGGCGGCGTGGCGTTCAAGGGTTACATACCCGAAAGGGACGGCATCCTTTCGGGCCTGCTTATCCTGGAGATGATGGTGATGAGGAAGAAGAAACTGCCGGAGATATTGAGGGCCATCGATAAGGAGTACGGTACGTATGAATACCGCCGCCTCGATGCCAAATATCCGGACGAGAAGAAACCGAAGCTGATGGAATTTCTGAAAGAGAACCCGCTTAAAGAGGTGGCCGGTAAGAAGGTCGTGCAGGTGAAAGATACGGACGGGTACAAATTCATCTGTGAGGACGAGTCGTGGCTAATGCTGCGCCTATCCGGCACGGAGCCGATACTCAGGATATACTCCGAGGCGTCGAGCGGGACGAAGGCGTTGAAGATACTCGAATTCGGGAAGAAAGTGGCATACAGTATATAG
- a CDS encoding mannose-1-phosphate guanylyltransferase: MVSGKLHTLNPIPYTPHVYAVILVGGKGKRLRPLSTDRRPKPFLSITGDRKTMFARTLDRARAVVPDENIIVVANEKHAALVRKDLPTAKEADLLFEPVARNTAPAIAWAASVLRARDRDAVMIIMPADHYITDERPYIDAMKRGIEFVRVTRDALMVVGIKPTFPATVYGYVRVNAKGSTVHGPRSTVRGIYKVEKFTEKPVLKTAKKFVKDGRYFWNAGVFVFTAGAVLESFRQSAPAIADAVMDPARVRAVYRRLPDISIDYAVLEKARNIYCVKGSYDWKDIGSFEVLKDVLISESIPFLMCGKKIVKIL, from the coding sequence ATGGTGTCCGGTAAGCTCCATACCCTAAACCCTATACCCTATACCCCGCATGTCTATGCCGTCATTCTCGTCGGCGGTAAAGGCAAACGCCTGAGGCCGCTTTCGACAGACCGGAGGCCCAAACCGTTCCTCTCTATAACAGGCGACAGGAAGACGATGTTCGCCAGGACGCTCGACAGGGCAAGGGCCGTCGTGCCGGATGAAAATATAATCGTGGTGGCAAATGAAAAACATGCGGCCCTGGTCAGGAAAGATCTTCCAACCGCGAAAGAAGCCGATCTGCTCTTTGAGCCGGTCGCAAGGAATACGGCCCCGGCGATAGCGTGGGCGGCATCGGTCCTCCGTGCCAGGGACCGGGACGCCGTCATGATAATCATGCCCGCCGATCATTATATTACGGATGAAAGGCCCTACATCGATGCTATGAAGCGCGGGATAGAGTTTGTGCGTGTCACAAGGGATGCGCTTATGGTCGTTGGTATAAAACCGACGTTCCCGGCCACGGTGTACGGGTATGTTAGGGTAAATGCTAAAGGGTCCACGGTCCACGGTCCACGGTCCACGGTTCGAGGTATTTATAAAGTTGAAAAATTTACGGAAAAGCCGGTCCTGAAAACGGCGAAGAAGTTCGTGAAGGACGGCCGGTATTTCTGGAACGCGGGCGTTTTCGTATTTACGGCCGGAGCGGTCCTTGAAAGTTTCAGACAAAGCGCACCTGCGATAGCGGATGCGGTCATGGACCCGGCGCGGGTACGCGCCGTTTACAGGCGGCTTCCGGATATATCGATAGATTATGCAGTCTTGGAAAAGGCCCGAAACATCTATTGCGTGAAGGGTTCCTACGACTGGAAGGATATAGGCAGTTTCGAGGTGCTCAAGGATGTGCTCATATCCGAAAGCATCCCTTTTCTGATGTGCGGAAAGAAGATAGTCAAAATACTATGA
- a CDS encoding pitrilysin family protein, which translates to MHKLDTLPNGLGIAVKPMEHMESVAIGIWIKAGGRYEDEKNNGISHLLEHLLFKGTKTRDMKKIKEEIEGRGGSFNGFTAEEFTCYLVKVLAKDAGLGIDILSDMVLNPRLDEEEVEKEKGVVAEEINMYKDMPAHHVHEILTEMLWPGEPLGLPLAGTAESVNSLTRKKIVSYKELYYNPKNMLIVSTGRIGEAEMLELAREHLGSPAGAGKDAPGFEKARDRRPKRTVRIDPKKTEQVHIAIGLHAMNRFHPDKHILSTLNILLGANMSSRLFHIVRDEMALCYEISSSARLYHDAGALVISAGVDERKLKKCLEVILRELGRLKKESVSAEELKRAKEYYKGQLLFALEDTMSYMLWLGEKMTTGEREFSVKKILDRIDSVTRDDIRRVSGDIFKEDNLNLAVIGPVKDKKGPGEVLHLE; encoded by the coding sequence ATGCATAAACTGGATACGTTACCGAACGGGCTGGGGATAGCGGTGAAGCCGATGGAGCATATGGAGTCGGTCGCTATCGGGATATGGATAAAGGCGGGCGGCCGTTACGAAGATGAAAAGAACAACGGTATAAGCCATCTACTTGAACATCTCCTCTTTAAGGGCACGAAGACGCGCGATATGAAGAAGATAAAAGAGGAGATCGAGGGCCGCGGCGGAAGTTTCAACGGTTTTACGGCCGAAGAGTTCACCTGTTATCTCGTCAAGGTACTTGCCAAGGATGCCGGTCTCGGGATAGACATATTGAGCGACATGGTGCTTAACCCGCGGCTCGACGAGGAAGAGGTCGAGAAGGAGAAGGGCGTAGTGGCGGAAGAGATAAATATGTATAAGGATATGCCGGCCCACCATGTCCATGAGATACTGACAGAGATGTTGTGGCCGGGCGAACCTCTGGGGCTTCCTCTTGCCGGCACCGCGGAATCGGTGAATTCTCTGACGAGGAAAAAGATCGTCTCTTATAAAGAGCTATATTATAATCCCAAAAATATGCTGATAGTCAGCACCGGCCGTATAGGTGAAGCCGAGATGCTCGAGCTTGCCCGGGAACATCTGGGGTCCCCCGCGGGCGCCGGTAAGGACGCCCCGGGTTTCGAAAAGGCCAGGGACCGCAGACCGAAGCGCACGGTGCGCATCGATCCCAAGAAGACGGAGCAGGTGCACATCGCCATAGGGCTCCATGCGATGAACCGCTTCCACCCGGACAAGCATATCCTGTCGACGCTCAATATACTCCTGGGGGCCAATATGTCTTCGCGCCTCTTCCATATCGTGAGGGACGAGATGGCGCTCTGCTATGAGATATCTTCCAGCGCGCGGTTATATCATGACGCAGGTGCGCTTGTCATAAGCGCGGGCGTGGACGAACGGAAGCTTAAGAAGTGCCTCGAGGTGATCCTGAGAGAACTGGGGCGGCTCAAGAAGGAGAGCGTCTCCGCGGAAGAATTGAAGAGGGCAAAGGAATATTACAAGGGGCAGCTCCTCTTTGCGCTCGAGGATACCATGAGTTACATGCTGTGGCTTGGCGAAAAGATGACGACCGGAGAGCGGGAGTTCAGCGTAAAGAAGATACTGGACAGGATAGATAGTGTCACCCGGGATGACATCAGGAGGGTATCCGGCGATATATTTAAAGAGGACAATCTTAACCTGGCCGTCATAGGGCCGGTCAAAGACAAGAAAGGCCCCGGAGAGGTGCTTCACCTGGAATGA
- the trpB gene encoding tryptophan synthase subunit beta, with amino-acid sequence MLPDKRGYFDGFGGRFVPETLMAALAGLEREYRRARSDKRFRAELAYYLKEYAGRPTPLYLAGRLTGKAGGARIYLKREDLLHTGAHKINNTLGQVLLAVRMGKKRIIAETGAGQHGLATATTSALFGLECEIFMGEEDIKRQSVNVFKMRLLGAKVTPVHSGSKTLKDAMNEAMRDWVTNVRTTYYVIGSVAGPHPYPVMVRDFQSVIGVETRRQVRAKEGKMPDYIVACVGGGSNSMGIFYPFLHSRVKLVGVEAAGLGLGTGKHAATLSRGSVGVLHGSKSYVLQDGDGQIRIAHSISAGLDYPGVGPEHSYLKTTGRAEYAAVTDKEALEAFETLTKTEGIIPALESSHAVYYAMRLAKRLPKTKTIIVCLSGRGDKDIDIVRGVL; translated from the coding sequence ATGTTACCTGATAAGAGAGGATATTTTGACGGTTTTGGCGGCAGGTTCGTCCCCGAGACGCTGATGGCGGCCCTTGCCGGGCTGGAGCGTGAATACAGGAGGGCGAGGTCCGATAAGCGGTTCAGGGCGGAGCTGGCATATTACCTGAAGGAGTACGCCGGGCGGCCGACGCCTCTCTATCTTGCCGGACGCCTCACCGGGAAGGCGGGAGGGGCCAGGATATACCTGAAGCGCGAAGACCTCCTTCATACGGGCGCGCATAAGATCAATAATACGCTGGGCCAGGTGCTCCTCGCCGTGCGTATGGGCAAGAAGCGCATAATAGCGGAGACCGGCGCTGGGCAGCACGGGCTGGCTACCGCGACCACGAGTGCCCTCTTCGGCCTCGAATGCGAAATATTCATGGGTGAAGAGGATATAAAGCGGCAGTCGGTCAACGTCTTCAAGATGCGCCTCCTCGGCGCGAAGGTGACCCCGGTCCACAGCGGCTCAAAGACGCTGAAGGACGCTATGAATGAGGCGATGAGGGACTGGGTCACGAATGTCCGCACTACCTATTACGTGATAGGTTCCGTCGCGGGACCGCATCCGTATCCGGTCATGGTCAGGGATTTCCAGTCGGTTATAGGCGTTGAAACAAGGAGGCAGGTCCGGGCTAAAGAAGGGAAGATGCCGGATTATATCGTTGCCTGCGTGGGCGGAGGCAGCAATTCCATGGGCATATTCTACCCGTTTTTGCACAGTCGCGTTAAGCTGGTCGGAGTGGAAGCCGCAGGGCTTGGCCTCGGGACCGGTAAGCACGCGGCGACGCTCTCCAGGGGGTCTGTAGGCGTGCTCCACGGTTCGAAGAGTTATGTATTGCAGGATGGTGACGGCCAGATACGGATAGCGCACTCTATCTCGGCCGGCCTCGACTACCCCGGCGTGGGACCGGAGCATTCATATCTTAAGACGACGGGCCGCGCGGAGTACGCAGCGGTTACGGATAAAGAGGCGCTGGAGGCCTTTGAGACGCTGACGAAGACCGAGGGGATAATACCGGCGCTCGAATCGTCTCACGCCGTCTATTATGCTATGCGGCTGGCGAAGCGGTTACCTAAGACGAAGACGATCATCGTATGCCTCTCAGGGAGGGGCGATAAGGATATCGACATCGTCCGCGGAGTTCTGTAA
- the rpe gene encoding ribulose-phosphate 3-epimerase, with translation MNRILIAPSILSADFSKLGQEIKDVEKGGADWIHVDVMDGHFVPNITMGPLVVRSVRPVTKLPIDVHLMIKNPERYIESFAKAGSDIITFHIEAEGDPREIIRLIRYYKKKAGVSIRPKTDLGPIKAILAMVDMVLVMTVEPGFAGQEFMPGCADKIAELRKMFRKDIEVDGGINEMTAKEVVAKGANVLVAGSSVFGTKDYASAIRKLRGGI, from the coding sequence ATGAACAGGATACTGATAGCTCCGAGCATACTTTCGGCGGACTTCTCCAAACTGGGCCAGGAGATAAAAGACGTCGAAAAGGGCGGCGCCGACTGGATACACGTCGACGTGATGGACGGCCACTTCGTCCCCAATATCACCATGGGGCCGCTCGTGGTCAGGTCGGTGAGGCCCGTGACTAAACTGCCGATCGATGTCCATCTCATGATAAAGAACCCGGAGAGATATATCGAGAGTTTTGCCAAGGCAGGAAGTGATATCATAACCTTCCATATAGAAGCGGAAGGGGACCCTAGAGAGATCATACGCCTCATAAGGTATTATAAGAAGAAGGCCGGGGTCTCCATACGCCCTAAGACGGACCTGGGGCCAATAAAGGCCATACTGGCAATGGTGGATATGGTCCTTGTTATGACGGTGGAGCCGGGATTCGCGGGGCAGGAGTTCATGCCCGGATGCGCGGATAAGATAGCCGAACTGAGGAAGATGTTCAGGAAGGATATAGAGGTCGACGGCGGCATAAATGAGATGACCGCTAAAGAAGTGGTCGCGAAAGGGGCTAACGTGCTGGTGGCGGGTTCTTCCGTATTCGGCACTAAGGATTACGCCTCGGCTATAAGGAAACTTAGAGGAGGGATCTAG
- a CDS encoding phosphoribosylanthranilate isomerase has translation MIRIKICGITNKEDAIRATGLKVDMLGFVFYKRSKRYVDPATVRDIANELPPSIGRVGVFVDESAEKVREIAEDADINMLQFHGDETPEYCAAFKDGYRVIKAFRLKDRKGLENVNRYDADLYLLDTYDKDAEGGTGKVFDWKIAEDYEFLKPTILSGGLDPKNVTRAIRTVCPYGVDVSSGVEKSPGKKDFELMKRFVEAVRKAE, from the coding sequence ATGATTAGAATAAAGATCTGCGGGATAACGAATAAGGAAGATGCGATACGGGCGACCGGGCTGAAGGTCGACATGCTCGGGTTCGTATTCTATAAAAGGTCTAAAAGGTATGTCGACCCGGCCACCGTGCGGGATATAGCCAATGAGCTGCCTCCGTCCATAGGCCGCGTAGGCGTCTTCGTGGACGAGTCGGCGGAGAAGGTGCGCGAGATCGCGGAGGATGCCGATATAAATATGCTCCAATTCCACGGCGACGAAACTCCGGAATATTGCGCCGCCTTTAAGGATGGTTACAGGGTCATAAAGGCGTTCAGACTGAAAGACAGAAAAGGGCTGGAGAACGTGAACAGGTACGACGCGGACCTCTACCTCCTGGACACATACGATAAAGATGCCGAAGGCGGGACCGGGAAGGTCTTTGACTGGAAGATCGCAGAGGATTACGAGTTCCTTAAGCCTACGATACTCTCCGGAGGCCTCGATCCGAAGAACGTGACCAGGGCGATCCGTACGGTCTGCCCGTACGGTGTCGACGTGTCGAGCGGCGTGGAGAAGTCGCCCGGTAAAAAGGACTTTGAGCTCATGAAGCGGTTCGTAGAGGCGGTCAGAAAGGCGGAGTGA
- the trpC gene encoding indole-3-glycerol phosphate synthase TrpC, with protein sequence MILSRIVEEKRKVVEEAKRARPQDELVKEANQICVKSTFRKNIARPHHMNLIAEIKKASPSKGILRGDFNPVKIAITYQANGASAISILTDERFFEGRLDYIKKVKENVSLPILRKDFIIDEYQIYETVVSGADAVLLICEILSSNEITGLYNLATSLGLDCLVEVHNEEDLEKAVATGAAIIGINNRDLHTFRIDLGTTQKLMRLIPPHKTIVSESGIRTYEDVMSLKSIGVSAVLIGEAFMEAEDIAGKMREIMRY encoded by the coding sequence ATGATACTGTCGCGCATAGTAGAAGAGAAGAGGAAGGTGGTAGAGGAGGCGAAGCGGGCCAGGCCGCAGGATGAGCTCGTAAAAGAGGCGAATCAGATCTGCGTCAAGAGCACTTTCAGGAAGAATATAGCCCGGCCTCACCACATGAACCTTATAGCGGAGATCAAGAAGGCCTCGCCTTCGAAAGGCATCCTGAGGGGCGATTTCAACCCCGTTAAGATAGCCATAACCTATCAGGCGAACGGGGCGAGCGCGATATCCATACTGACGGATGAGCGTTTCTTCGAAGGGCGGCTCGATTACATAAAGAAGGTCAAGGAGAACGTCTCGCTGCCCATCTTAAGGAAAGATTTCATAATAGACGAATACCAGATATACGAGACGGTCGTCTCGGGCGCCGATGCCGTCCTCCTTATATGCGAGATACTGTCGTCCAACGAGATAACGGGGCTATACAACCTTGCTACTTCGCTCGGGCTCGACTGTCTTGTCGAGGTGCACAACGAAGAGGACCTTGAGAAGGCGGTAGCGACCGGCGCCGCTATCATAGGGATAAATAACAGGGACCTCCATACTTTCAGGATAGATCTCGGGACGACACAAAAATTGATGCGCCTCATCCCTCCTCATAAGACGATAGTCTCGGAGAGCGGGATAAGGACATATGAGGATGTGATGTCCCTTAAGTCGATCGGGGTGAGCGCCGTCCTTATAGGCGAGGCGTTCATGGAGGCGGAAGATATAGCAGGGAAGATGCGGGAGATAATGAGGTATTAA
- the ruvX gene encoding Holliday junction resolvase RuvX — protein MRIMALDVGTRRIGVALSDELLITAQGAETIERKEPDRDMALIKDFASKNSVGEIVVGLPLNMNGSYSAKTKEVVQFMDGLSRSVGLPITTWDERLTTVQAERAMLEADLSRAKRRRRADKVAAQIILQSYLDSRKK, from the coding sequence ATGAGGATCATGGCGCTCGACGTTGGGACCAGACGGATAGGGGTGGCCCTGAGCGATGAGCTTTTGATAACTGCCCAGGGGGCCGAGACGATAGAGAGAAAAGAGCCGGACCGTGACATGGCGCTCATAAAGGACTTTGCTTCGAAGAATTCGGTAGGCGAGATAGTGGTGGGGTTGCCGCTCAATATGAACGGCAGTTACAGCGCCAAGACCAAAGAGGTGGTGCAGTTCATGGACGGGTTGTCAAGGTCGGTGGGTCTGCCCATAACCACGTGGGACGAGCGGCTCACTACCGTCCAGGCCGAACGGGCGATGCTCGAGGCGGACCTGAGCAGGGCAAAGAGGAGGCGCCGCGCGGACAAGGTCGCCGCCCAGATCATATTACAGAGTTATCTCGACTCTAGAAAGAAATGA
- the lepA gene encoding translation elongation factor 4 produces the protein MDKSLIRNFSIIAHIDHGKSTLADRILQFTGAISEREFHDQVLDDMDLERERGITIKASAVRIPYKAKDGTTYELNLIDTPGHVDFTYEVSKSIAACEGALLVVDAAQGVEAQTVANLYLAMEHNLVIIPVINKIDLANAQIDRVSHEISDILGLDKDEIILASAKLGKGTGDILEAIVKRIPPPKGEKTNPLQALVFDSRFDTYKGVVILLRIVNGVLRKGMKILMMSHKTVHEIQEIGVFSPKAETIDELSCGEVGYITCNIRDARDVAVGDTVTDLDNQAHAPLPGYKKVQPMVFSGIYPANSADFPALKEAIEKLRLSDASFVYEPEKSVSLGMGFRCGFLGLLHMEIVEERLEREFDLNLVVTTPSVIYKITKKDGEVIDIDNPMKLPNSSEIEEVTEPYVRAYIITPKESMGNMLELAESRRGSYVSTEYLDETRVQIVYDLPLSEVIIDFYDRIKSITRGYGSLDYELLDYRTTSIVKLDILINGDPYDAFSSIVYKDKAYAKGRAVIETLKENIPRHLFQIVLQAAVGGQVMARETIKAVGKNVTAKCYGGDITRKRKLWEKQKEGKKKMKQFGKVEIPQEAFIAALKA, from the coding sequence ATGGATAAGAGTTTAATACGAAATTTTTCTATCATCGCGCATATAGACCACGGGAAGTCGACGCTCGCGGACAGGATCCTCCAATTTACCGGAGCGATAAGCGAGCGGGAATTCCACGACCAGGTCCTCGACGACATGGACCTCGAGAGAGAGCGCGGCATAACGATAAAGGCGAGCGCGGTGCGCATACCGTACAAGGCGAAGGACGGCACCACTTATGAGCTTAACCTTATAGATACGCCCGGCCACGTCGACTTCACCTATGAGGTATCTAAATCGATAGCCGCCTGCGAAGGGGCGCTCCTGGTCGTCGACGCCGCCCAGGGGGTCGAGGCGCAGACGGTGGCGAACCTCTATCTGGCGATGGAGCACAATCTCGTCATCATACCGGTCATAAACAAAATAGACCTCGCCAATGCGCAGATCGACAGGGTGAGTCACGAGATATCCGACATACTCGGGCTCGACAAAGACGAGATAATACTGGCCAGTGCAAAGCTCGGAAAAGGCACCGGTGATATACTGGAGGCGATCGTAAAGAGGATCCCTCCGCCGAAAGGCGAAAAGACGAACCCCCTGCAGGCGCTCGTCTTCGATTCGAGGTTCGATACCTATAAGGGAGTGGTCATACTGTTAAGGATAGTGAATGGGGTCCTGAGGAAGGGCATGAAGATACTGATGATGTCCCATAAGACCGTGCACGAGATACAGGAGATAGGCGTCTTCTCGCCGAAGGCCGAGACGATCGATGAACTGTCCTGCGGAGAGGTCGGCTACATAACCTGTAATATAAGGGATGCGCGCGATGTCGCCGTCGGCGACACCGTTACCGATCTTGACAACCAGGCCCACGCGCCGCTCCCCGGATATAAGAAGGTGCAGCCGATGGTCTTCAGCGGGATATACCCCGCCAATTCCGCCGACTTTCCGGCGCTCAAAGAAGCGATCGAGAAACTGCGGCTTTCCGACGCGTCATTCGTATACGAACCGGAGAAGTCGGTATCGCTCGGGATGGGGTTCAGGTGCGGCTTCCTGGGGCTTCTCCATATGGAGATCGTGGAAGAACGGCTGGAGCGCGAGTTCGACCTGAACCTCGTAGTCACAACGCCGAGCGTAATATACAAGATAACGAAGAAGGACGGCGAAGTGATAGATATCGACAATCCAATGAAACTGCCGAATTCCTCGGAGATAGAAGAGGTGACGGAGCCGTACGTGCGCGCCTATATAATAACCCCCAAGGAATCGATGGGCAATATGCTTGAACTTGCCGAATCGAGGCGCGGCTCATATGTCTCCACCGAATACCTTGACGAAACGCGCGTCCAGATAGTGTATGACCTGCCCCTCTCCGAGGTCATCATCGATTTTTATGACAGGATAAAATCGATCACGCGCGGTTACGGATCGCTCGATTATGAGCTACTCGACTACCGCACGACCAGCATAGTCAAGCTGGATATACTGATAAACGGGGACCCGTACGACGCCTTCTCCTCGATCGTATATAAGGATAAGGCATACGCGAAGGGGAGGGCCGTCATAGAGACCCTTAAAGAGAATATACCGCGCCACCTCTTCCAGATAGTCCTGCAGGCCGCGGTCGGCGGCCAGGTCATGGCCCGCGAGACGATAAAGGCGGTGGGGAAGAACGTCACGGCCAAGTGCTACGGCGGCGACATCACAAGGAAGCGTAAGCTCTGGGAGAAGCAGAAAGAAGGGAAGAAGAAGATGAAGCAGTTCGGAAAGGTCGAGATCCCGCAGGAGGCGTTCATCGCCGCATTGAAGGCGTAA
- a CDS encoding site-2 protease family protein gives MKGSIRLFKVFDISINIHITFILLLALFLTGGVRWLVLMIGVFFFVTLHELCHSLVAKHFGITVREITLLPIGGVASMAKMPKRPYQEFLISIAGPAFNILVVAALYIPLNYILGPEVLFHPLSTATWPLTAAYLYWINLILALFNLIPAFPMDGGRILRSLLARKIGYRKATKFAVNLGHIFALFFAYFGVVRFNLMLVAIALFIYMAASTEEAQLDIRTMLEKDRDDNTLPHDPHKM, from the coding sequence ATGAAAGGCTCTATACGTCTTTTTAAGGTATTCGATATCTCAATAAACATCCACATCACGTTTATCCTGCTTCTGGCGCTATTCCTTACGGGCGGTGTAAGGTGGCTTGTCCTCATGATAGGTGTCTTCTTCTTCGTCACACTGCATGAGCTGTGCCATTCGCTCGTAGCAAAGCATTTCGGCATAACGGTCCGTGAGATAACGCTCCTTCCGATAGGCGGGGTAGCGTCTATGGCGAAGATGCCGAAGAGACCGTACCAGGAATTCCTGATATCGATAGCCGGTCCGGCGTTCAATATACTGGTAGTCGCGGCCCTTTATATTCCCCTGAATTATATCCTGGGCCCGGAGGTCTTATTCCATCCTCTTTCGACGGCGACCTGGCCGCTTACCGCGGCCTATCTTTACTGGATAAACCTCATCCTGGCCCTCTTCAACCTGATACCGGCGTTCCCCATGGACGGGGGGAGGATATTGCGTTCGCTCCTGGCCCGGAAGATAGGCTACAGGAAGGCGACGAAGTTTGCCGTGAACCTGGGCCATATCTTCGCCCTCTTCTTTGCATACTTTGGCGTGGTGCGCTTCAACCTCATGCTGGTCGCCATAGCGCTCTTCATCTATATGGCCGCATCTACCGAAGAGGCGCAGCTCGATATCAGGACGATGCTGGAAAAAGACAGGGATGACAATACATTACCGCATGATCCACATAAGATGTGA
- the trpA gene encoding tryptophan synthase subunit alpha, whose translation MKNRITARFRALKARGQRAFIAYITAGDPDLSATRDMVTELERSGVDIVELGIPFSDPIADGPTIQAASHRALRKGASLSRIFGMVASLRKVTDIPIVFMTYYNPVLAYGLRRFVADCRRKGVDGVIVPDLPFEEATELVKAARAVGLATIQLVAPTSTGERIKEIARRSTGFIYYVSLTGVTGARKGVPKDLAARVKAIKSVSKSPVSVGFGVATQEQARAIAKVADGVIVGSAIVKIIERNRKDRKGLLSRVSKFAGSLARAVHGVR comes from the coding sequence ATGAAGAACAGGATAACCGCCAGGTTCAGGGCCCTGAAGGCGCGCGGGCAGAGAGCGTTCATAGCATATATAACGGCGGGTGACCCGGACCTTTCTGCGACCAGGGATATGGTGACGGAACTCGAGAGGTCGGGTGTAGATATCGTGGAGCTGGGGATACCCTTTTCCGACCCGATAGCGGACGGCCCGACGATCCAGGCGGCATCTCACAGGGCGCTCCGGAAGGGCGCGAGCTTAAGCAGGATATTCGGTATGGTGGCCTCATTGCGCAAGGTTACGGATATACCTATCGTCTTCATGACATACTATAATCCCGTGCTCGCGTACGGGCTGCGGCGTTTCGTAGCCGACTGCAGGCGTAAAGGGGTCGACGGCGTGATAGTCCCTGACCTCCCTTTTGAAGAGGCAACGGAACTTGTAAAGGCCGCCCGGGCGGTTGGGCTGGCGACGATACAACTGGTCGCTCCAACTTCTACCGGGGAGAGGATAAAGGAGATAGCGAGACGTTCCACAGGATTTATATATTACGTATCGCTCACCGGGGTAACCGGCGCGCGCAAAGGCGTCCCGAAGGACCTTGCGGCCAGGGTGAAGGCCATAAAGTCCGTATCGAAAAGCCCTGTATCGGTAGGTTTTGGCGTAGCGACGCAGGAACAGGCCCGCGCGATCGCAAAAGTTGCCGACGGTGTCATAGTCGGCAGCGCTATAGTTAAGATTATCGAACGCAACCGGAAAGACAGGAAGGGGTTATTGTCGAGGGTTTCGAAATTTGCGGGATCACTGGCGAGGGCGGTGCATGGTGTCCGGTAA